TTTAAAGAGCCTGCTATACTTCGCTTTCATCggcaatgtttttattaatgctTACTGCTTTCATCTGTGTTTTAACGTCGATTCAATCAACAGCTCAAAGGAGGCATCGGTCAACAGCTTGTTAAATATGTCAAAGTATAATCATCTATTTAGCTAGCAAATTTACCACAGAATAAAAAGACATCACGACAGAGGCTGATTTGGAGCAATGAAATTAAGTAATTTATTATTCAAAAtgaatacatataaaaatacacaaGAGAAAAGACATGAATCAATAAACAAACttgaatacatatatatataaataaataaatgtgtagatagacagagagggagagagaaatacACAACATAGCctaaatattatatacaatacataaataaatacaatgataataataaatagtatATTCATATtctacaaaaaactatttacaAACTGAGCCCTACAAACTACTCCTGGATGTTGTTGTCGGTTAAATTTTCTAATCTCATTAAACTGCTTAACAACGAACGtctctgttaaataaaacagtgtTAACAAGCTGATGTAATGTTATCTCGACCTGTTCGTTAGCTTGATGTGCTGTCAGTAATAAAACATCTTTTTTACAGCCGACTCTCAAAATCTTCTCATCGATTTACATTGTTTAAACTTTCAATAAGTCAGCCGTTTACTTACATTATGTTAAACAAGTTAATGTTATGTTTAACCACAATAAACTGTTTTTCCCCGAGGTGCTGAATGACTTGAAAAGAGCTCCATATCATCGCTTTCTGCCATTTTCGAATATGAagaatcctctcctgtggcatCACAGGATAGCGGAGCGTCCATCGTATGCCTACTACAGAATTTGGGCAGAAGcagtaggtcatctgggtacttctcgcctactgttttttgaatactatgaattcggacatactactcccctcgcatactgtttttcacatactatatagtagggaagtatgcgatttcggacgcagccgtaatgtttatgtgtacaaAGCCATggttgctgatattgtggtctgtAACTCCTGCCCGAACTCCCcactgctctgtatcttgctctctcattggctgtcggtcatcactgatgtagttttcagtcagaacacttttcacacagcaggattttgaatcgcgattctctcagatcgcgtctttgctcattcacactgcgtgattgtcactcgcgtgaacgagcaccaatttgcctgtgatttcgggcatttgtcggcaatttctcaaaacctgttggcgagccaaaatcggggctaaaattgtgcagtctgaactcggcttaacaTGAGCCCAGTGGAATATAGAAAGTCGTCAACATGAATGATATTCAAAACAATGAGCATGTTTGTATCTGCAGCACCGGTCTTCCTTTCCAAATTCAGGTCACAACACCAATGTTACCCCACGGGTTCTACTCGCCCCGCTCTGTGCAGGCCTTGAACCCAGGTCTCCAGTGTGAGAGGAGGGCGCGCTGACAAGGAGGCTAATTTTCATTACCAGCAGTAAATGTGTCTGGGAGAAggggatttttaccattatacgGTAGGGGccgctattacacatcttctgaaagagtacagcaTCTCCAGATTAAAACACAGACGAAGAAGCAGCAGTAACAAGCGATAGAACCACTGCTTATGCACAGCTAATATAATGCAATTATACAACATTAAACAGTGTAAAAATCAAAATTACCTAAAGGTGCCGAATGAAATATCGACCCAGGAAGAGGTATAGGTCTGTGAAGCTTAGAGGTGTTGATGGACCTGATCTACTCCATCTATGTTTTGATTTGTTTGGATTTGTCAACTACATCTGCAACTCAAGAGTTTGTTTAACTTGCTTCATGAgacaaattataattttttttttaatttgttgtctctgaaattaaagttttgtttaacGAACCCTTTCCCAGCCAGCgccagtatttttgatcattttcaaaaGGCCCCTAGAATATAGAGTATCTGAACATAcaatataaaaagaaagaacaaagcCTTTGATTTGACGAACACTAGCAAAcgcatattttgaattaaatatatggATAGTTACACGTTATGCAGCTTCATGCACTTCTCACTGAATTTATTAAATGAGCTATTTTACCCAGCAAACGACATGTTGCTCTCTTCTAACTGGTGGTAGGAAAACAAAGTACAACCAAATGAGAGAGACCAAAAGAAACAAGTCTTTCATTCTGGTGGGTAGATACCACCCAGCTTCACTTACATTTGAAATCACAAGCAAATGTTTTAGACCCACAAAGATATAGAGAAAATTTACGTGTGAATTGTGGGAACTGcagagaaaaacacattttcaaattTCATTTACTTATTTCTGTACTTAAAAACAACCTTCAGAAgacttttattttcattatttcaaaataatttgATTGCTCTCAAACACAGTAGGTTTGACTGGGAAAAAAAGTAACTCCATAGTAGATCCTTTTCCAATTTAAAGggtcattaaagggatagttcacccaaaaatgaaaatttgatgtttatctccttatccccagcgcatccaagatgtaggtgactttgtttcttcagtagaacacaaatgatgatttttaactccaaccgttgaggtctgtcagtcttataatgcatgtcaatgggaactccatctatgagaataaaaaaaacatgcttagacaaatccaaataaaaccctgcggctcgtgacaaaacattgatgtcctaagacacgaaacgatcagtttgtgcgagaaaccgaacagtatttaaaacatttttacctctaaaacgccactatgtccaactgcgttcggCATTCGGTTAGCAAGGTCTTAACACAATCTGACAATGGAAGTGATCTCTTATGCTTATACTTCAATAAATGTGAGaaatcacttccgttgtcagagtttaatttggatttatcTATGTTCCCACTTATCTAAGTTCCCACTTACATatattataagactgacagaccgcaaaaatcatcatttgtgttctactgaagaaacaaagtctcctatatcttggatgcgctgggggtaaacagataaacatcaaattttcatttttgggtgaactatcctttaatTACTCAttcttatgttgttccaaacctgcaagacatttgttcatctttggaacacaaattaaggtatttctgatgaaatccaagaggtttctgatccccaagagaaagcaatgtaattacaaCTTTCAAGGTCTAAAAAAGTAGTtaagacattattaaaatagtcgacgtgactacagtgattcaaccttaatattatgaagcaatgagaatacttagATTTTACACACTGAACCGGACTTAGAGATTCACACTGGAATGGACTCAGAAATTTCACACactcttaatttgtgttccaacgatgaacgaaggtctaacCAGTGacgaacgacatgaggatgagtaattaatgacagaaatttaattttcaggtgaactaaccctttaacacccCAAACTCTGGAAGTGTCTTTCTGAGCTAACATTTCATTGAGGGGGTAGGCATGATATGGGCTTGAGGTATGGGCTCTACAAGGGTTTGACCATAGAATTGCCCATCTGAGTTAGTCTATACTGGAGTATGGCCACATACATTCATAAGTACATGAAAAATAAGTTAATTACTAAATAgttaataactaaaataattgaACATGGCCAAATCACTTGTGATGAATATGGTGGAGTCTTGTAGGAATGTCAATTGTTCAGACAAGTATCTGAGATGAGACACATTGTAAGGACGCTGAGGCGGCGTTAGAATCCATGTGCAGTGTTTTATTGCAATCCACAGCAAACAAAGCCGAATCGACAGGCAGAGACATTAACGTGAGGCAGGCAGAGGTTCAAACACAATAAGGCAGTCCAATccaaacaacaaaacagaagGGCAATCCAAAAGGCAGAAACAGAACAAACAGGCAATGGTCGTAACAGAATGGCAAACAATCAATGAAAGAAACACTCGGTAAGGCAGGTAAACTGGCAATACTTCGCAGTGAAGTGATGGCCTAGCCATGCTTAAATGTCTGACAAACAGGATGTGAACAGTGAAGCAGAGGAAGCGGCACACAGTCAGTACTCGGGAGAGGGCTCCCTCTGCTGGTGTGCCGTTACAGAATCCCCCCCCCGCGTCAAGAGCCAGACCCTTTGTCCAGGTTGGTAGGGAGGATGTGGGCGGCGTCGTCGGTTGGCCTGGATTTCTTGGTTCCTGACCGCTCGTTGCAGGCACACATAAGCACTCTCCCACACCCTCTCGCTATGTTGAATCCAGTCATCGACTGCAGGTACCAGGGATGGTTCACCTGACCACAGGAACATGGGAGGTTGATATCCTAACACGCATTGGAATGGAATTGGAAAGTCCAGTGGATGAATGTCTCAATGAATTCTGTGCGTACTCTACCCATGGTAGAAACTCGGACCAGTGATGCTGTTCACGACCACAGTATGACCTGAGATACCTGCCAATCTCCTGATTCAACCTCTCGACCTGACCGTTCGATTGTGGATGATAGCCTGAAGTCAGACTCACGTTAATGTCCAGTTGTTTGCAGAAAGCCTTCCATACTTGAGACGTGAATTGGGTTCCTCTGTCAGACACGATGTCTTCAGGTATACCATATGTTCGGAAGACATGATGAAACATAGCTTGGGTGGTTTCCATGGCTGTGGGAAGACCTTTCAGAGGGATTAGTTGGCAGGCTTTGGAGAACCGATCAATAATGACAAGGATGGTTGTGAACATTCGATAGAGGAAGGTCAGTGACGAAGTCAATCGAGAGGTGCGACCAAGGCCTTTGAGGGATAGGCAGGGGCTGTAACAACCCAGATGGTAGTTCCTTGAGTGTTTTAGACTGAGCGCAGACAGAGCAAGACTTGACATAATTGGCCACGTCCTTGACCATGCATGGCCACCAAAACGAGTTTTGCGTCAGATGAAGAGTTCGAGAAATACCGGGATGGCCAGAGCAGAGCGAGGTGTGGACCCACTGCAAGACTTGGACTCGGAGGATTGCAGGAACATAGTGCTTACTGGGTGGACAACCTGGTGGTGTAGGTTCATTTTGTTGTTCTCGTTGAATCTCTTCCATTAAATCCCATGTGACCGGAGCAATCATGATGGATGATGGCAGGATGGACTCTGGTTGAAACTCAGTTTGTGGGTGATCGTGTCTCCTGGATAGTGCATCAGCTTTGCTGTTCTTGCTGCCTGGGCGATAAGTGACCGTGAATTGGAATCTTGTGAAGAACAATGACCATTGTGCTTGGCGTGGATTGAGTCTCTTTGCGCTCTTGATGTACTCAAGGTTCTAATGATCTGTAATGATCTGGAAGGGGTGAATGGATCCTTCCAGCCAATGTCTCCATTCCTCTATAGCTGCTTTCATGGCTAGGAGTTCCTTGTTCCCGAAATCGTAGTTGCGCTCTGCATCCGTGAGCTTCCTGGAGAAGTAAGCACATGGGAACAGCTTGCCTGGTTGTCCATGGCGCTGAGATAGGACTGCTCCTATGCCTCAGTCTGAAGCGTCCACTTCCACAATAAACGGGAGGTTTGGGTCTGGGTGTTTCAGGATGGGTGCGGTTGTGAAGCTGTTCTTAAGGTTGGTGAAGGCTTGAGTGGCTTGGTCAGTCAATTTCAATTGCGATGGTTTGCCTTTTAGCAGGGATGTCAATGGTGCGGCTGTCATGCTGTAGTTACGGATGAATCTTCGGTAGAAGTTGGCGAAGCCCAGGAACCGCTGAAGTTCTTTAACTGTGTTGGGTTGAGGCCATTCGGTTACCGCCGTAATCTTTGAGTTATCCATTTCCACACCTTGATAACTGACGTTGTACCCTAAGAATGAAGTTCGCTGAACATGAAATTCACATTTCTAAGCCTTGACATAGAGTTGGTGTTTCAGTAGCCTGGTGAGTACGGTCCTGACGTGACTCTTGTGCTCCTCTTCAGACTTGGAGTATACCAGGATGTCGTCAATGTAAGCGACTACGTACTTGTTCATGATGTCTTTGAAAATCTCATTGATGAAGGATTGGAAGACGGCAGGTGCATTGGACAGGCCATATGGCATAACCCAGTATTTATAGTGCCCCCTAGTGGTCAGGAAGGCAGTTTTCCACTCGTCACCCTCTTTAATCCTGATGAGGTTATATGCACTTCTGAGATCTAGCTTGGTGTAAATCCTGGCTTCACGTAGCTGTTCGAGTGCTGCAGGAACTAATGGTAGTGGGTAACAGAACTTAACTGTAACTTGGTTCAAACCTCTTTAATCAATGCATGGCCGAAGTCCTCCATCTTTCTTTTCTACGAAGAAGAAACCTGCAGCTGCTGGAGAGGTAGATGGGCGAAAGAAACCAGAACTAAGGGCCTCTTCGATGTACTCCTCCATGGCTTGACTCTCAGGACGTGACAGGGGATAAATCTTACTCTTAGGTGGCATGGCGTTGGGCAGGAGGTCGATCGCACAATCCCAAGGACGATGAGGTGGTAGCAGTGTTGCCTTGGCCTTACTGAAGACCTCATGAAGGTCCTGGTAGCATGACGGGATGGCTACGGGTTTACACTCAGGACTTTCAATGCTAGTGGTTAAACATGGTTTCAGGATGCTGTGGGTTAGACAGTGAGAGAAACAAAACGGTGACCATTGCGTGATCTCACCATGGAGCCAGGAGATGACTGGGTCGTGAACAGATAACCAGGGGTATCCAAGGATGATTTCATGACGTGGAGAATCAATGACGTAGAACGTGATCTTTTCCTGATGGAACAGTCCGACTTGGAGCTGTATGGGCAGAGTTTGCTGAGGGATACCTTTTCCGATGGGCCTATTGTTGACGGCATTGACCTTGAGTGGAGGATTGCAGGATTGCGTGGGAATGTTGAATGTTGTGATGAGGTCTTGATGAATCAGATTGAGAGCTGAACCAGAGTCAATCAGCGCTGTAAATTCAAAGGAGTCACTATCAGTAGAGATCTGTACTGTTATAGTGAGTGATTTGGTGTTAGGGAGCAAGAGGTTATCAACACTCAGCCGGTTGTATTCAATAGTGCTCCTCCAGGCTTTGAACGGGCACGATGAGTTGCGATGAGTTGCGATGACCTGCTTCCCCACAGTAGAAGCACAGATTATTGATGAGCCATCGTGATCTCTCCTCACCCGATAGTCTGGTGACCCCTAGTTGCATGGGTTCAGGGTTGGCGTGATCGTTGGATTGGACAGGGCTGGAAACTGGCTGGGTGGGCATGTTTCCCAGATACAATGGCTTGACGTGTGCATGGTTGCTACGCATGAGATTGTCAATCTTGATCGCCAATGTAACATagtcagagaaagagagatccTCACCCTTACACGCCAGCTCAGTCTGTAGTTGAATATTCAGACTGCGTTGGAACATGACCTTGAGAGAAACGTCATTCCAGCCACTTTGTGCAGCGAGCGTTCTGAATTCGATGGCGTAATCTGCGGCTGTTCTGCGGCCCTGGGTTAGCTGAATGAGACGAGTAGAAACATCCTTGCCACCTGCTGGATACTCTAACACATCTCTGAGTTGTTTCACAAAATACGTATAAGATATACAGATCAGATTCCCAGACTGCCGCGGCCCACTCAATCGCTTTACCAGTTAGTAAGGACATGAGAAATGCATATTTCTTTTCATCCGAATCAAAGTCACATCCTTGATGCATGAAGTAGATGTCGACTTGCCGGAGAAAACCTTTACACTGATCCGCTGAGCCATTGAATTTATCCGGTAAAGCAAAGCTTACCTTCCTGAGCATAGGCGGTGGTAGTGATCGTAGATGTTGAGGTAGTCGTTAGCCGCTTGAGCTTTAGCTAGTTGGTCTCTAAACTCCTTGAGCACATCGCCTTGATAAGCGAATGCGGCCTGTAGATTGGAAACATCTGCTGGATTCATCAGTGGCGAAGTATTATGTAAGGACGCTGAGGCGGCGTTAGAATCCATGTGGAGTGTTTTATTGCAATCCACAGCAAACAAAGCCGAATCGACAGGCAGAGACATAAACGTGAGGCAGGCAGAGGTTCAAACACAATAAGGCAGTCCAATccaaacaacaaaacagaagGGCAATCCAAAAGGCAGAAACAGAACAAACAGGCAATGGTCGTAACAGAATGGCAAACAATCAATGAAAGGAACGCTCGGTATGGCAGGTAAACTGGCAATACTTCGCAGTGAAGTGATGGCCTAGCCATGCTTAAATGTCTGACAAACAGGATGTGAACAGTGAAGCAGAGGGAGCGGCACACAGTCAGTACTTGGGAGAGGGCTCCCTCTGCTGGCATGGCGttacacacatttaaaaaggtAAACcttagccaaaaaaaaaaaaaaaaggcaaaatcaAATTGGATCCACATTCACCTGTTGTATGAATGTAGCTTTGATTTCACACAGATTTTTTGGTGCCATTTTAAACTGCTAAGCCATTTAAAACTCTTtctacaaaaacaacaaaaatacgGGTTGACATTtgtgtgaattttcatgtgtATCTGTAAGTGTGATGACAAAAGAAACTTTTTATTACACCTATCACAATTAAATCGCCGCCTTATAGAGGGTTTGAAATTTCTCTCATTCATAAGCTTCTTTCCACACTCAGAACCTCGTAATTTCTTTCCAGAATGAGTTTGCGAATGACATTTCAGGTCTCTATGATATGtgaaactcttttcacactgaagacacttgtaaggcttctctccagtgtgaagcCTAATGTGAACAATAAGGTTTCCTTTGAGAgcgaaactcttcccacactgagggcaggtgaaaggcttctctccagtgtgaactctcatgtgaacctcaaggtttgctttgtttttgcaaGTCTTTCCACAGTGAACGCACATGTGAGGCTTCTCTCCAAAGTGAATTTTTACATGATTTTTAAGATGtttcctgtctgtgaaactccTTCCACACTGATGACATATAAAACAGTTCTCTCTTgagtgaatcctcatgtggtGATTAAGAGTTACATTaaatctgaaactctttccacactgatcacatacgaacggcttctctccagtgtgaatcctcatgtgaGCATTAAGGGTTGCTTTATgtttaaaactctttccacattgagggcatgtaaaaggcttctctccagtgtgaattctcatgtggctTTTAAGGTTTGCTTTTCGAATGAAACCTTtcccacattgttggcaggtgaaagggttttctccagtgtgaattctcatgtggagtttaaggcttcctttttgAGTAAAACTtcttccacactgttggcagataAATGGACTcgctccagtatgaattctcaaGTGGACTGTCAGGTTTCCTTTTCGATTGAACctttttccacattgttggcagatGAACAggttctctccagtgtggactCTCATGTGGGCTTTAAGACTTGGTTtttgagtgaaactctttccacactgttggcaggtgaatggcttttctccagtgtgaattctcacaTGGACTTTAAGGTTTCTATTTTGATTGAAAGTCTTTCCACAATGTTGGCATGTGAAATGACCTTTAGTCTTTTGAGCTTTTTTTCTTGATAAAGTCTTTTCAGTCTGTGAGCTAATGAAAGGTTTTTCTTCAGTTTTGAAATCATTCTGGTCTTTTTCTTCAGTTTCATTCAATTCTTGACTCTCTTCTTTCAGTGCCTTCAGATCTAAggtgaaaaagacaaaaaaaaaaacagtttaatgGCACAAAACAACAGACATCAAAACTTTTACACATGTAAAGCATCAAAAAAAACAATGTCTATGCTAGATCCTACACACATTTAGCTAGCATC
The Megalobrama amblycephala isolate DHTTF-2021 linkage group LG19, ASM1881202v1, whole genome shotgun sequence DNA segment above includes these coding regions:
- the LOC125254256 gene encoding gastrula zinc finger protein XlCGF57.1-like is translated as MAFIKEESEEIKIEEVFSVKHEETEEQTDLKALKEESQELNETEEKDQNDFKTEEKPFISSQTEKTLSRKKAQKTKGHFTCQHCGKTFNQNRNLKVHVRIHTGEKPFTCQQCGKSFTQKPSLKAHMRVHTGENLFICQQCGKRFNRKGNLTVHLRIHTGASPFICQQCGRSFTQKGSLKLHMRIHTGENPFTCQQCGKGFIRKANLKSHMRIHTGEKPFTCPQCGKSFKHKATLNAHMRIHTGEKPFVCDQCGKSFRFNVTLNHHMRIHSRENCFICHQCGRSFTDRKHLKNHVKIHFGEKPHMCVHCGKTCKNKANLEVHMRVHTGEKPFTCPQCGKSFALKGNLIVHIRLHTGEKPYKCLQCEKSFTYHRDLKCHSQTHSGKKLRGSECGKKLMNERNFKPSIRRRFNCDRCNKKFLLSSHLQIHMKIHTNVNPYFCCFCRKSFKWLSSLKWHQKICVKSKLHSYNR